TCCAAGTTGAGCGAGTCGGTGAGTGCGCCGGTCTTCATCAACTCAGTGGTGCGCAACCAGCAGATACTGCACCGCGTACGGCTGGGGCCGATCAACAGCCAGGGCGAGGCTGACCGGGTGCGCGACAGCATTCGTGTCGCCAACCTCGGGCAAGCAACCCTGGTCAAGGCGGACTAAGAACCTGCTCACGATCTGCTGCGCGTCGGCGCTACTGCGTTAAAAACAAGCTCGGAATGCTCATTTACCACTTGTAAACTCGTGTGCGAGCCCAATCCGTTCCTCGCTTGTTTTTGCTTGTATCGCTCTAGCTCGCGAGATCGTGAAAAGGTTCTAGGCCAGTTTCTGGCGAGCAACTAAATGCTTCGCCGCCTGACTAAGCAGTGGATCGCCGCGGTGCGGCGCCACGTTTACATGTGCCCGCAAGGGCCTGTTCCACCCTCCAGCGATCTAGAGAGACGGATGAAAATCACCAGCTTCGCGCAACGCATCTTCCTGTCACTTATGCTGCTCGGCACCTCCAGTGCCTGGGCCAACCAGGCGCCGCTGCCGGCTCCCCCGCAACTGGCAGCCAAATCCTATGTGCTGATGGATGGCGCCAGTGGCAACATCCTGGTCGAGAACAATGCCGATCAGCGCCTGCCGCCGGCGAGCCTGACCAAGCTGATGACCGCCTACATCGCCACGCTGGAGATTCGTAACGGCAAGATCGGCGAGCAGGACAAGGTCACCATCAGCGAACACGCCTGGCGTACCGGTGGCGCGGCCTCGGGTGGCTCGACCATGTTCCTGCCGGTCAATAGCCAGGCGACCGTCGACGAGTTGCTGCATGGCATCATCATCCAGTCCGGCAACGACGCCAGCATCGCCATCGCCGAGCACATCGCCGGCAGTGAAGACGCCTTCGCCGATATGATGAACGCCACTGCCGAGCGCCTGGGCATGAAGAACAGCCACTTCATGAACGCCACCGGCCTGCCGCACCCGGATCACTACTCCAGTGCCCACGACATGGCGATCCTGGCCCGTGCGATCATCAACGAGGATGCCGAGCACTACGCCATCTATTCGCAGAAAGAGTTCCTGTGGAACAATATCAAGCAGCCCAACCGCAACCTGCTGTTGTGGCGCGACCGTACCGTCGACGGCCTGAAGACCGGTCACACCAACGAAGCCGGGTTCTGTCTGGTCGCTTCGGCGGTGCGTGACGGCGCACGGATGATCACCTCGGTATTCGGCACCGACAGCGAAAGCGCCCGTGCCGCCGAAACCCAGAAGCTGCTGACCTACGGTTTCCGCTTCTTCGAAACCCGCACCTTCTACCAGAAGGGCGCCGAACTAGCGCAGGCGCCGGTCTGGAAAGGCCAGGCCAACCAGGTCAAGGCCGGCCTGGCTCAGGACCTGACCCTCACGCTGCCCAAGGGTCAGCTGGAGAAGCTGCAGGCGAGCATGACCCTCAACCAGCAGATCACCGCACCGATCGCCCAGGGTGACGTGATCGGCAAGGTGGAAGTGAAGATGGGTGACCAGGTGGTGCACAGCGCCGACCTGGTCGCGCTCGAGGCGGTTGAAGAGGGTGGTTTCTTCCGTCAGCTGTGGGATAGCATTCGGCTGTTCTTCTACGGGTTGTTTAACTGACAGCCAGCCCCCATGTTGCGATGAACGCCCTCGATCCGAGGGCGTTTCATTTGGTTCAGTGGACATCATGACCGATACCGACGTACAAGCTCCGAAAATCGAATTTCCCTGCAAGAACTACCCGATCAAGGTGATCGGCGAGGCCGGCGAGGGTTTCACCGA
Above is a genomic segment from Pseudomonas argentinensis containing:
- a CDS encoding D-alanyl-D-alanine carboxypeptidase family protein encodes the protein MKITSFAQRIFLSLMLLGTSSAWANQAPLPAPPQLAAKSYVLMDGASGNILVENNADQRLPPASLTKLMTAYIATLEIRNGKIGEQDKVTISEHAWRTGGAASGGSTMFLPVNSQATVDELLHGIIIQSGNDASIAIAEHIAGSEDAFADMMNATAERLGMKNSHFMNATGLPHPDHYSSAHDMAILARAIINEDAEHYAIYSQKEFLWNNIKQPNRNLLLWRDRTVDGLKTGHTNEAGFCLVASAVRDGARMITSVFGTDSESARAAETQKLLTYGFRFFETRTFYQKGAELAQAPVWKGQANQVKAGLAQDLTLTLPKGQLEKLQASMTLNQQITAPIAQGDVIGKVEVKMGDQVVHSADLVALEAVEEGGFFRQLWDSIRLFFYGLFN